A single genomic interval of Sander lucioperca isolate FBNREF2018 chromosome 9, SLUC_FBN_1.2, whole genome shotgun sequence harbors:
- the LOC116037362 gene encoding transcription factor jun-D-like → METTLYPGTVVNTPRVSSIYSQSTMMKKDINLNLDDHTSELKSNPLRDTDGLLNSPDLGLLKLTSPDLERLIIQSNGLVTTANPASHFLYPKSASDEQEFAEGFVKALEDLHKQNQLSEAGCVSVDRLELLGSANAVSSVGLQTSDLPVYTTLNGYAASPLGTTSINYSTDTIPFPPPPSHLASAQQQAAAAAAALSRLHSAGSVKDEPQTVPDMQSFGDSPPLSPIDMDNQERIKAERKKLRNRIAASKCRKRKLERISRLEDKVKSLKTQNTELASTASVLREQVAQLKQKVMNHVSSGCQLLPNQVQAY, encoded by the coding sequence ATGGAAACAACCCTCTACCCAGGCACCGTGGTGAACACTCCGAGGGTCTCCAGCATCTATTCCCAGAGCACGATGATGAAGAAGGACATTAATCTGAACCTGGACGACCACACCTCCGAGCTCAAATCCAACCCGCTCCGGGACACAGACGGACTCCTCAACTCCCCAGACCTGGGACTCTTGAAACTAACCTCCCCGGACCTGGAGCGCCTTATTATCCAGTCCAACGGGCTGGTCACCACCGCCAACCCGGCCTCCCACTTCCTCTACCCGAAGTCAGCCAGCGACGAGCAGGAGTTCGCGGAAGGTTTCGTCAAGGCGCTGGAGGATCTCCACAAGCAGAACCAGCTGAGCGAGGCGGGCTGCGTCTCCGTGGACAGACTGGAGCTCCTCGGATCAGCCAACGCAGTCAGCTCCGTCGGGCTTCAGACATCAGACCTTCCTGTCTACACTACTTTGAACGGCTATGCGGCCAGTCCGCTCGGAACCACCTCCATCAACTACTCCACGGACACCATCCCCTTCCCGCCGCCTCCGTCTCATCTGGCCAGCGCGCAGCAACAGGCGGCCGCTGCGGCGGCTGCTCTGTCACGACTCCATTCTGCCGGGTCGGTGAAGGACGAGCCTCAGACTGTACCGGACATGCAGAGTTTCGGAGACagcccccctctgtctcccatTGACATGGACAACCAGGAGCGCATCAAGGCGGAGAGGAAAAAGCTGCGGAACAGGATAGCCGCCTCCAAATGCCGCAAGAGAAAACTGGAGAGGATCTCTCGACTGGAGGACAAGGTCAAGAGCCTGAAAACGCAAAATACCGAGCTGGCCTCCACAGCCAGCGTCCTCAGGGAGCAAGTGGCCCAGCTgaagcagaaggtgatgaaCCATGTCAGCAGCGGATGCCAGCTTTTACCAAACCAGGTCCAGGCGTACTAA
- the LOC116037422 gene encoding pyroglutamyl-peptidase 1-like: MANKKKVIVTGFEPFGEHAVNSSWVAVQELERLGLGEAVDLHVCEVPVEYQAVQGLLPSLWKEHQPQLVVHVGVSGLATTVTLEQCGHNKGYKRLDNCSFCPASQCCMDSGPDCIHSVLDMETVCKRVNESGLRVALSVSKDAGRYLCDYTYYTSLYLGQGHSAFIHVPPLGKPYSSQDLGRALQAAIQEMLKLLELDPKHNEHCNHKHHHQHDYV, encoded by the exons ATGGCCAATAAGAAGAAAGTAATAGTAACAG GTTTTGAGCCTTTTGGTGAGCATGCAGTGAACTCCAGCTGGGTGGCAGTACAG GAACTGGAGCGATTAGGGCTGGGTGAAGCAGTAGACCTTCATGTGTGTGAGGTGCCTGTTGAATACCAGGCTGTTCAGGGCCTACTGCCATCTCTGTGGAAAGAGCATCAGCCACAG TTGGTGGTCCATGTCGGTGTTTCAGGATTAGCCACCACTGTCACTCTGGAGCAGTGCGGCCACAACAAGGGTTACAAACGACTGGACAACTGCAGCTTCTGCCCGGCTTCCCAGTGTTGCATGGACAGCGGCCCGGACTGCATACACTCAGTCCTAGACATGGAGACAGTCTGCAAAAGGGTCAATGAATCTGGCCTCAGGGTCGCTCTTTCTGTATCTAAGGATGCTGGAAG GTATCTGTGTGACTACACCTACTACACCTCTCTGTACCTGGGGCAGGGTCACTCTGCCTTCATCCATGTGCCTCCACTAGGAAAACCCTACAGCAGCCAGGACCTGGGAAGAGCTCTTCAGGCCGCCATACAGGAGATGCTGAAACTGCTGGAACTGGATCCCAAACACAACGAGCACTGCAATCACAAGCACCACCACCAGCACGACTACGTATGA